A region of Salvia splendens isolate huo1 chromosome 17, SspV2, whole genome shotgun sequence DNA encodes the following proteins:
- the LOC121774696 gene encoding ribokinase, protein MVAFAALSTPKPYPQSPNLETPQIHPQSAQFRPPPLPTPSFSLKSSPAPSPPPLVVVGSANADIYVEIERLPREGETISAATGQTLAGGKGANQAVCGGRLAYPTYFVGQVGPDAHGRLIVEALQGGGVALDRLTTVAGAPTGHAVVMLQPDGQNSIIIVGGANMAGWPESLAAEDVAVVESAGIVLLQREIPDFVNIQVAKAARRSGVPVILDAGGVDAPIPPELLQFIDILSPNESELARLTNMPTESFEQISQAAGKCHEMGVKEVLVKLGAKGSVLFTEGKEPMRQPIISAPKVVDTTGAGDTFTAAFAVALVEGKPKKECLEFAAAAASLCVQVKGAIPSMPDRKSVSNLIQMHY, encoded by the exons ATGGTAGCATTCGCAGCCCTCTCAACCCCAAAACCATATCCCCAATCCCCCAACCTCGAAACCCCCCAAATCCACCCCCAATCCGCCCAATTCCGCCCCCCTCCTCTCCCCACCCCTTCCTTCTCCCTCAAATCCTCCCCCGCCCCCTCCCCTCCGCCGCTGGTGGTGGTGGGGTCCGCCAACGCCGACATCTACGTCGAGATCGAGCGCCTCCCCCGCGAGGGCGAGACCATCTCCGCCGCCACGGGGCAGACCCTCGCCGGCGGCAAGGGCGCCAATCAGGCCGTCTGCGGCGGCCGCCTGGCCTACCCGACCTACTTCGTGGGCCAGGTGGGGCCCGACGCCCACGGCCGCCTCATCGTGGAGGCGCTCCAGGGCGGCGGCGTGGCGCTCGACAGGTTGACCACGGTGGCGGGGGCTCCTACCGGCCACGCGGTGGTGATGCTGCAGCCGGATGGGCAGAACTCGATTATTATTGTGGGTGGGGCGAATATGGCCGGGTGGCCTGAGAGCTTGGCGGCGGAGgatgtggcggtggtggagagTGCCGGGATTGTTTTGCTGCAGAGGGAGATTCCTGATTTTGTCAACATTCAGGTTGCAAAG GCTGCACGGAGGTCTGGTGTTCCAGTCATCTTGGATGCCGGGGGAGTTGATGCTCCAATCCCTCCGGAGCTACTCCAGTTTATCGATATTCTGAGTCCAAACGAATCTGAGCTTGCTCGTCTAACAAATATGCCCACGGAAAGCTTTGAGCAGATCAGCCAAGCTGCAGGGAAATGCCACGAAATG GGTGTTAAGGAAGTGCTCGTGAAACTTGGAGCCAAAGGCTCGGTACTTTTCACGGAAGGGAAGGAACCAATGAGACAACCGATCATATCAGCTCCGAAAGTGGTTGACACGACAGGAGCTGGCGATACTTTCACTGCTGCTTTTGCTGTCGCCCTCGTGGAGggaaagcccaagaaagagtgcCTGGAATTTGCTG CCGCTGCGGCTTCGCTTTGTGTGCAAGTAAAGGGTGCCATCCCGAGCATGCCCGACAGGAAATCAGTCTCGAATCTTATCCAGATGCATTATTAG
- the LOC121774594 gene encoding mitochondrial inner membrane protease subunit 1-like → MRAPKLLQQYALQWKSAAKDVLSHSVLFAQFISLLHITDTYICSPALVYGPSMLPTLNFTGDVLLVDKLSPLLGKVGNGDVVLVRSPENPRKSLTKRIVGVEGDTVTFLADSGRGDQSNSVVVPKGHVWIQGDNIYASNDSRHFGPVPYGLVYGKVFFRVWPPEDFGPLPQ, encoded by the exons ATGAGAGCTCCAAAACTGCTGCAGCAATACGCTCTACAATGGAAGTCGGCAGCTAAGGATGTGTTGAGCCACTCCGTCCTCTTCGCTCAATTTATTTCCCTTTTGCACATCACCGATACCTACATTTGCTCCCCAGCCCTA GTTTATGGCCCGAGCATGCTGCCGACATTGAATTTCACGGGCGACGTTTTGCTGGTTGATAAGCTGTCGCCCTTGCTGGGGAAGGTGGGAAACGGTGACGTCGTTCTGGTGCGATCGCCGGAAAATCCTAGGAAGAGCTTAACCAAGCGAATTGTCGGCGTTGAGGGAGATACAGTCACCTTCTTGGCGGATTCCGGCCGCGGTGATCAGTCTAATTCGGTGGTG GTACCAAAGGGTCATGTGTGGATTCAAGGAGATAATATCTATGCATCAAATGACTCACGACACTTTGGTCCCGTTCCTTATGGGCTGGTTTATGGGAAAGTCTTTTTCAGG GTATGGCCACCTGAAGATTTTGGACCTTTGCCACAATAG
- the LOC121774156 gene encoding uncharacterized protein LOC121774156: protein MEALWKLEDKWNLSTQKAIAIFTCSSFLLIAACFAAATWRRRRRRVHQEAPPPPPRRSVEVLLGSVGWSRPRIEWEEIRRPVLVKREGQSHHDSAAAVWQRPILMGGKCELPRFSGLILYDQRGTPLHQGIMCKQETMQAATTLRDLL, encoded by the exons ATGGAAGCATTGTGGAAATTAGAAGACAAATGGAACCTCTCAACGCAAAAGGCCATAGCCATATTCACATGCTCCTCATTCCTACTCATCGCCGCATGTTTTGCCGCCGCCacgtggcggcggcggcggcggcgcgtgcACCAAgaggcgccgccgccgccgccgaggAGGAGCGTGGAGGTGCTGCTGGGGTCGGTGGGGTGGAGCCGGCCGCGGATCGAGTGGGAGGAGATCCGGCGGCCGGTGCTGGTGAAGAGGGAGGGGCAGAGCCACCACGACTCGGCGGCGGCGGTGTGGCAGCGGCCGATTCTGATGGGAGGGAAGTGTGAGCTGCCGAGGTTCAGTGGACTCATTCTCTATGATCAAAGAGGCACTCCACTTCACCAAGGAATCATGTGCAAACAG GAGACGATGCAGGCTGCAACTACATTGAGGGACTTGCTATGA
- the LOC121774695 gene encoding mitogen-activated protein kinase 15-like isoform X1: MEIEIVILSPSSPEILKEAEFFTDYGDANRYKILEIIGKGSYGVVCAAIDTHTGGKVAIKKITDIFEHMSDAIRILREIKLLRLLRHPDIVEIKRIILPPSRRDFRDIYVVFELMESDLHQVIKANDDLTHEHHRFFLYQMLRALKFMHTANVFHRDLKPKNILANANCKLKICDFGLARVAFSDAPTTSFWTDYVATRWYRAPELCGSFFSKYTPAIDIWSIGCIFAEVLTGKPLFPGKSVVQQLDLITDLLGTPSSDTISGVRNEKARKYLLDLTEKRPVPFTEKFPNADPLALKLLEKMLSFDPKDRPSAEEALSDPYFKGLSKIEREPSCQPISKLEFEFERRRVTKEDIRELIFREVLEYHPQLLRDYISGNGGTSFLYPSAIGNFKKQFAYLEENIGKNGPVIPPERKHASLPRSTVNSCPIPPKPVGNNCTFDSRQITGEMSTAAISGDISKVMRPPPRAPNAKPARPAGPVLPYENARYANDSHDGRIYVQNAILHQSISPHCYHRSNSGKYSRIASEMEASQLKQAVKSINGTGLEIDSKGQAQYTPSKLNSCTSFDINSNPYYRSQVKAGMLNGRFAIDAKLLQAQSQLVAAGAAAAAAREVGAVQLGLT, from the exons ATGGAAATAGAAATTGTGATCTTATCTCCTTCTTCTCCGGAA ATCCTGAAGGAAGCAGAATTCTTTACCGACTATGGAGATGCAAATAGATATAAGATTCTTGAAATTATTGGAAAGGGCAGCTATGGAGTTGTTTGTGCTGCAATTGATACACATACAGGAGGAAAAGTAGctataaagaaaataacagacATTTTTGAGCACATGTCTGATGCGATTCGGATTTTGCGTGAAATTAAGTTGCTACGGCTGTTACGCCATCCTGATATTGTGGAAATTAAACGAATCATTTTACCACCCTCTAGGAGGGACTTCAGAGACATTTATGTTGTTTTTGAGCTTATGGAGTCAGACCTTCATCAAGTCATAAAAGCTAATGATGACTTGACACATGAGCATCATCGATTTTTCCTCTACCAGATGTTACGGGCTCTTAAATTTATGCATACAG CCAATGTATTTCATCGGGATCTCAAACCAAAGAATATACTGGCAAATGCCAACTGCAAACTTAAAATATGTGATTTTGGACTAGCAAGAGTGGCTTTCAGTGATGCTCCAACAACAAGTTTTTGGACG GATTATGTTGCTACAAGATGGTACAGGGCTCCGGAGCTGTGTGGTTCTTTCTTCTCTAAG TATACTCCTGCAATTGATATTTGGAGCATAGGCTGTATCTTTGCCGAAGTCTTGACGGGCAAGCCTTTGTTTCCTGGTAAAAGTGTTGTGCAGCAGCTGGATTTAATTACTGATCTTCTTGGGACACCTTCTTCGGATACAATTTCTGGG GTACGCAATGAGAAAGCAAGGAAGTATTTGTTGGATTTGACAGAAAAGCGCCCAGTGCCTTTTACTGAGAAATTCCCAAATGCAGATCCTCTGGCTCTCAAATTATTGGAGAAGATGTTGTCATTTGATCCAAAGGATCGCCCAAGTGCCGAAGAG GCGCTATCTGATCCCTACTTCAAGGGGCTGTCTAAAATTGAGCGGGAGCCATCTTGTCAGCCAATCTCAAAATTGGAATTTGAGTTTGAAAGACGAAGAGTGACAAAGGAAGATATTAGGGAATTAATATTCCGGGAAGTATTGGAGTACCATCCTCAATTATTGAGGGATTACATATCAGGAAACGGTGGCACGAGTTTTCTCTATCCTAG TGCCATTGGTAATTTCAAGAAGCAATTTGCTTACCTTGAGGAAAATATTGGGAAAAATGGGCCTGTGATTCCTCCTGAGAGAAAGCATGCATCTCTTCCAAG GTCTACAGTAAATTCCTGTCCAATTCCTCCCAAACCAGTAGGAAACAATTGTACATTCGATAGTCGTCAAATCACTGGAGAAATGTCAACTGCTGCCATTTCAGGGGATATATCAAAGGTTATGCGGCCGCCACCAAGGGCACCTAATG CAAAACCAGCAAGACCAGCTGGGCCGGTTTTACCTTATGAAAATGCCAGATATGCAAATGATAGTCATGACGGTAGGATATATGTCCAGAATGCTATCCTTCATCAGTCGATCTCTCCACATTGTTATCACAGAAGTAACTCAGGGAAGTATAGTCGGATAGCATCCGAGATGGAAGCATCTCAGCTGAAACAAGCAGTTAAATCAATAAACGGCACGGGTCTTGAGATTGATTCTAAAGGACAAGCTCAATACACCCCATCTAAATTGAACTCCTGCACGAGTTTCGACATAAATAGCAATCCATACTACCGGTCTCAAGTGAAAGCAGGAATGTTGAACGGACGATTTGCTATTGATGCGAAATTGTTGCAAGCGCAGAGTCAGTTGGTTGCAGCgggagctgctgctgctgctgctcgtGAGGTTGGTGCCGTTCAACTCGGACTTACATGA
- the LOC121774695 gene encoding mitogen-activated protein kinase 15-like isoform X2: MPLQDQGKKILKEAEFFTDYGDANRYKILEIIGKGSYGVVCAAIDTHTGGKVAIKKITDIFEHMSDAIRILREIKLLRLLRHPDIVEIKRIILPPSRRDFRDIYVVFELMESDLHQVIKANDDLTHEHHRFFLYQMLRALKFMHTANVFHRDLKPKNILANANCKLKICDFGLARVAFSDAPTTSFWTDYVATRWYRAPELCGSFFSKYTPAIDIWSIGCIFAEVLTGKPLFPGKSVVQQLDLITDLLGTPSSDTISGVRNEKARKYLLDLTEKRPVPFTEKFPNADPLALKLLEKMLSFDPKDRPSAEEALSDPYFKGLSKIEREPSCQPISKLEFEFERRRVTKEDIRELIFREVLEYHPQLLRDYISGNGGTSFLYPSAIGNFKKQFAYLEENIGKNGPVIPPERKHASLPRSTVNSCPIPPKPVGNNCTFDSRQITGEMSTAAISGDISKVMRPPPRAPNAKPARPAGPVLPYENARYANDSHDGRIYVQNAILHQSISPHCYHRSNSGKYSRIASEMEASQLKQAVKSINGTGLEIDSKGQAQYTPSKLNSCTSFDINSNPYYRSQVKAGMLNGRFAIDAKLLQAQSQLVAAGAAAAAAREVGAVQLGLT, encoded by the exons ATGCCGCTGCAAGATCAAGGGAAGAAG ATCCTGAAGGAAGCAGAATTCTTTACCGACTATGGAGATGCAAATAGATATAAGATTCTTGAAATTATTGGAAAGGGCAGCTATGGAGTTGTTTGTGCTGCAATTGATACACATACAGGAGGAAAAGTAGctataaagaaaataacagacATTTTTGAGCACATGTCTGATGCGATTCGGATTTTGCGTGAAATTAAGTTGCTACGGCTGTTACGCCATCCTGATATTGTGGAAATTAAACGAATCATTTTACCACCCTCTAGGAGGGACTTCAGAGACATTTATGTTGTTTTTGAGCTTATGGAGTCAGACCTTCATCAAGTCATAAAAGCTAATGATGACTTGACACATGAGCATCATCGATTTTTCCTCTACCAGATGTTACGGGCTCTTAAATTTATGCATACAG CCAATGTATTTCATCGGGATCTCAAACCAAAGAATATACTGGCAAATGCCAACTGCAAACTTAAAATATGTGATTTTGGACTAGCAAGAGTGGCTTTCAGTGATGCTCCAACAACAAGTTTTTGGACG GATTATGTTGCTACAAGATGGTACAGGGCTCCGGAGCTGTGTGGTTCTTTCTTCTCTAAG TATACTCCTGCAATTGATATTTGGAGCATAGGCTGTATCTTTGCCGAAGTCTTGACGGGCAAGCCTTTGTTTCCTGGTAAAAGTGTTGTGCAGCAGCTGGATTTAATTACTGATCTTCTTGGGACACCTTCTTCGGATACAATTTCTGGG GTACGCAATGAGAAAGCAAGGAAGTATTTGTTGGATTTGACAGAAAAGCGCCCAGTGCCTTTTACTGAGAAATTCCCAAATGCAGATCCTCTGGCTCTCAAATTATTGGAGAAGATGTTGTCATTTGATCCAAAGGATCGCCCAAGTGCCGAAGAG GCGCTATCTGATCCCTACTTCAAGGGGCTGTCTAAAATTGAGCGGGAGCCATCTTGTCAGCCAATCTCAAAATTGGAATTTGAGTTTGAAAGACGAAGAGTGACAAAGGAAGATATTAGGGAATTAATATTCCGGGAAGTATTGGAGTACCATCCTCAATTATTGAGGGATTACATATCAGGAAACGGTGGCACGAGTTTTCTCTATCCTAG TGCCATTGGTAATTTCAAGAAGCAATTTGCTTACCTTGAGGAAAATATTGGGAAAAATGGGCCTGTGATTCCTCCTGAGAGAAAGCATGCATCTCTTCCAAG GTCTACAGTAAATTCCTGTCCAATTCCTCCCAAACCAGTAGGAAACAATTGTACATTCGATAGTCGTCAAATCACTGGAGAAATGTCAACTGCTGCCATTTCAGGGGATATATCAAAGGTTATGCGGCCGCCACCAAGGGCACCTAATG CAAAACCAGCAAGACCAGCTGGGCCGGTTTTACCTTATGAAAATGCCAGATATGCAAATGATAGTCATGACGGTAGGATATATGTCCAGAATGCTATCCTTCATCAGTCGATCTCTCCACATTGTTATCACAGAAGTAACTCAGGGAAGTATAGTCGGATAGCATCCGAGATGGAAGCATCTCAGCTGAAACAAGCAGTTAAATCAATAAACGGCACGGGTCTTGAGATTGATTCTAAAGGACAAGCTCAATACACCCCATCTAAATTGAACTCCTGCACGAGTTTCGACATAAATAGCAATCCATACTACCGGTCTCAAGTGAAAGCAGGAATGTTGAACGGACGATTTGCTATTGATGCGAAATTGTTGCAAGCGCAGAGTCAGTTGGTTGCAGCgggagctgctgctgctgctgctcgtGAGGTTGGTGCCGTTCAACTCGGACTTACATGA
- the LOC121773355 gene encoding cytochrome P450 CYP72A219-like — protein sequence MNLASILCSILLAAVIAWGVKLLNWVWLRPRRLQKLLRKQGLKGNSYRLLLGDMKDLISVMKQEQFKPIQLSDDLVPHMFPYFHQIITKYGENSFIWFGPSPRLIISDPKLMREILARPDIFRKPLPDPIGQTVAGGLLYLEGQKWAKHRKIINPAFHMDKLKSMVPVIGMSCLDMMGKWEALVGGDGGGGEWAVEIDVWPFIEDFSGHVISRVAFGSSHEKGRRIFELQKELVKLVLEVIQFMFIPGWRFVPTKANRRTKAMSEEIRSLLKGIIKQRQKAMESEKKVGSDGDLLGTLMESNREAHGMSIEDVIEECKLFYFAGSETTSLVVVWTLVMLSKHQGWQARAREEVLQVFGERHPSYDGLSRLKIVTMILNEVLRMYPSVPLLARAPTETVKLGDVTVPVGVNLMLLIGAMHHDPKIWGDDVSEFKPERFESGMRGQSGFMPFSSGPRVCIGQNLGMIEAKIAVAMMLQRFSFELSPSYLHMPFSIITLQPQHGVPLLLRKLK from the exons atgaacttaGCCTCAATCTTGTGCTCAATCCTGCTTGCTGCAGTGATAGCATGGGGAGTGAAATTACTGAATTGGGTCTGGCTGAGGCCGAGAAGGCTGCAGAAGCTGCTGAGGAAGCAGGGGCTTAAAGGTAATTCCTACCGGCTTCTGCTCGGAGACATGAAGGATCTCATCTCAGTGATGAAACAAGAACAGTTCAAACCCATCCAACTCTCCGACGATCTTGTGCCGCATATGTTCCCTTATTTTCACCAAATCATTACCAAATATG GAGAGAATTCTTTCATATGGTTTGGGCCGTCGCCGAGGTTGATTATCAGTGATCCGAAGCTCATGAGAGAGATTCTTGCGAGGCCGGATATTTTCCGGAAGCCGCTGCCCGATCCGATCGGGCAGACGGTGGCCGGAGGGCTGCTGTATCTCGAGGGCCAGAAATGGGCGAAACACAGGAAAATCATCAATCCAGCTTTTCACATGGACAAATTAAAG AGTATGGTGCCGGTTATTGGTATGAGTTGTTTGGACATGATGGGGAAATGGGAGGCTTTGGTGGGTGGTGATGGTGGCGGAGGCGAATGGGCGGTGGAGATCGACGTGTGGCCCTTTATTGAGGATTTCTCGGGCCATGTGATCTCGAGGGTGGCGTTCGGGAGTTCCCATGAGAAAGGGAGGAGAATATTTGAGCTCCAAAAGGAGCTTGTGAAACTCGTTTTGGAGGTCATTCAGTTCATGTTCATCCCCGGTTGGAG GTTTGTCCCGACCAAAGCCAACAGAAGAACCAAAGCAATGTCGGAGGAAATCCGATCACTGCTGAAGGGCATAATCAAGCAAAGACAGAAAGCAATGGAGAGTGAAAAGAAAGTTGGCAGCGATGGAGACCTCTTAGGTACATTGATGGAATCGAATAGAGAAGCTCACGGCATGAGCATCGAAGATGTGATCGAAGAATGCAAGCTCTTCTACTTCGCGGGCTCGGAGACAACCTCGCTAGTAGTGGTGTGGACATTGGTGATGCTCAGTAAGCATCAAGGATGGCAAGCTAGAGCGAGAGAGGAGGTTCTTCAAGTGTTCGGAGAGAGACATCCATCCTACGACGGCCTTAGTCGCCTTAAAATC GTGACGATGATTTTGAACGAGGTGTTGAGGATGTACCCCTCGGTGCCGTTGCTAGCTCGGGCGCCAACGGAGACAGTGAAATTGGGGGACGTGACGGTGCCGGTTGGCGTGAACTTGATGCTGCTAATAGGGGCGATGCATCATGATCCGAAGATATGGGGCGATGATGTGAGCGAGTTCAAACCGGAGAGATTCGAGAGTGGAATGAGAGGGCAATCAGGGTTCATGCCCTTCAGTAGCGGGCCTCGCGTGTGCATAGGGCAGAACTTGGGCATGATCGAGGCCAAGATAGCCGTGGCAATGATGCTGCAGAGATTCTCGTTCGAGCTATCGCCCTCGTATTTGCATATGCCGTTCTCGATCATTACCCTCCAGCCCCAGCACGGCGTGCCTTTGCTTCTACGTAAGCTGAAGTAG
- the LOC121775225 gene encoding SH2 domain-containing protein A-like, producing the protein MSDFSEDYVPLRNLKVELGRGDDWEEGEGCFALCFWIYIDDCVSLPFSVLVQKHPDVTPDLPFLYLDDKKKMKLFPYLYMYKEAPNPDKPIPLTEVACVSTEIEFPMKKWVHIGCEVSRDLMRLHVDGEIVGENHLTCSFDIDLYEEGLKRICLACPDENEDILHGYVHGLDVLFQETSIKSHYVKDPPLRLAIDNSTASEIEEDSDGVWSIVGGKASCRRIFSLDVVLLDAFGGPVNKEFEVVASLLYADNGVPVENTNDAEPPVFVNCDGIEYASHDRPCKLINGRASFKLKISQLSSKCDNRLFQIMFDVPRLGKHPFLETLSLPFRCVSRSRGTKSASVTLRKSSSRSYYGNVCESPSPDDGSMQLITNTVREAKPSPSSKRIKLGQDVPFVMFKEEARQANKAHHSRAWTANQDNTHETSMKRKTKDRCGTENNSCPSDNSEATNSDPRSVLSVSSPISDLIIFKYCLGGPAEKYHLLKEIAISATEEQLADFAKHVSLFSGCSHHRRQIKMTKRLVEEGIQAWTSISANNNHVLWENLVFSINEQFMKIACSTRPLMDQDLECLRRIAGCRDVVMQEDFERMWSWLFPVAFTLSQSAVNAMWDSVSPLWIEGFITKEEAESALQGTGGLQDPGTFLLRFPTSRSWPHPDAGNLVVTYVESDYTIRHRLLSFDFIHSSPSKEATLQYLLLQEPKLSQLGRVMRTA; encoded by the exons ATGAGTGATTTCAGTGAAGATTATGTTCCCTTGAGGAATCTCAAAGTGGAATTGGGAAGAGGCGACGATTGGGAGGAGGGAGAAGGGTGTTTCGCGCTTTGTTTCTGGATTTACATTGATGATTGTGTTTCGTTGCCTTTTTCAGTTCTGGTTCAG AAGCACCCGGATGTCACTCCTGATCTGCCTTTCTTGTACTTGGACgataagaagaaaatgaagcTCTTCCCGTACCTGTATATGTACAAAGAGGCTCCAAATCCTGATAAACCTATTCCCTTGACTGAAGTTGCGTGCGTGTCTACTGAGATCGAGTTTCCTATGAAGAAATGGGTTCATATTGGATGTGAG GTTTCGAGGGATCTCATGAGGCTTCACGTAGATGGAGAAATTGTCGGTGAAAATCATTTAACTTGCTCATTTGACATAGACTTGTATGAAGAGGGTTTGAAAAGGATATGCTTGGCATGCCCCGACGAAAATGAAGATATATTACATGGTTACGTTCATGGGCTTGATGTCCTGTTCCAAGAAACGTCTATCAAAAGCCACTATGTCAag GATCCTCCGTTGCGACTGGCAATTGACAATTCAACTGCATCGGAGATTGAAGAAGACAGTGACGGTGTGTGGAgcattgttgggggcaag GCATCCTGCCGCAGGATATTTTCTCTGGACGTTGTGTTATTGGATGCGTTTGGTGGTCCTGTGAACAAAGAATTCGAGGTTGTTGCTTCACTTCTCTATGCTGACAATGGCGTCCCTGTTGAGAACACTAATGATGCAGAACCTCCCGTTTTTGTGAACTGTGACGGTATCGAATATGCTTCTCATGATAGACCGTGCAAACTCATCAACGGGCGTGCTTCTTTTAAGCTCAAGATATCGCAG CTTTCTTCAAAGTGTGACAACAGGCTTTTCCAGATAATGTTTGACGTTCCAAGATTGGGAAAACACCCTTTTCTTGAGACGCTATCTCTTCCTTTCCGTTGTGTCTCACGCAGTAGGGGTACAAAATCAGCTTCGGTTACATTGAGAAAGTCCTCCAGCAGAAGTTACTATGGGAATGTGTGCGAATCGCCTAGTCCTGATGATGGATCGATGCAACTTATCACCAATACTGTTCGTGAAGCCAAACCAAGTCCTTCATCAAAGCGGATCAAATTAGGACAAGACGTGCCTTTCGTGATGTTCAAAGAAGAAGCTAGGCAAGCCAACAAAGCTCACCACTCTCGTGCTTGGACTGCTAATCAG GATAATACACATGAAACGAGTATGAAGAGGAAAACCAAAGACCGTTGTGGAACAGAGAACAACTCATGTCCTTCCGATAATAGTGAAGCAACAAATTCTGACCCAAGAAGCGTGCTCAGTGTTTCGAGTCCAATTTCAGATTTGATAATTTTCAAATACTGCCTCGGAGGTCCAGCAGAGAAATACCATCTTCTCAAGGAAATTGCTATTTCAGCTACGGAAGAGCAACTAGCCGATTTTGCAAAGCATGTTTCCCTTTTTTCCGGATGCTCACATCACAG GCGTCAAATAAAAATGACGAAGAGATTGGTGGAGGAGGGAATTCAAGCTTGGACTTCAATATCCGCGAACAACAACCACGTTCTATGGGAGAATCTCGTTTTCAGCATTAACGAACAATTCATGAAGATTGCTTGCTCTACTCGTCCTTTAATGGATCAG GACCTCGAGtgtttgaggagaatagctggCTGCCGGGATGTCGTTATGCAAGAAGATTTCGAGAGAATGTGGTCATGGCTATTCCCAGTAGCATTTACCTTGTCGCAAAGCGCTGTTAACGCAATGTGGGATTCAGTGTCACCTCTATGGATTGAAGGGTTCATCACCAAAGAAGAAGCGGAATCTGCACTTCAAGGCACGGGAGGTCTTCAAGATCCCGGGACATTTCTACTGCGATTCCCTACGTCAAGGAGCTGGCCTCACCCTGATGCTGGCAACCTCGTCGTGACTTATGTTGAAAGCGACTACACCATTCGCCACCGGCTTCTATCTTTCGATTTCATTCACAG TTCTCCGTCCAAGGAAGCGACGCTACAGTACCTGCTGCTCCAAGAGCCTAAGCTCTCGCAATTGGGAAG AGTGATGAGAACTGCGTAG
- the LOC121775226 gene encoding glucan endo-1,3-beta-D-glucosidase-like, with translation MDALFLVVLLFLSSATPHSHASFVVHNNDTQKTWCIAKPSSEESVLIANINYACSQVDCRILQKGCPCFIPNNLINHASIAMNLYYHSKGSNHWNCYFGNSGLLVVTNPSYGSCIYE, from the exons ATGGATGCTCTTTTCCTTGTTGTGTTGCTTTTCTTGAGTTCAG CCACTCCGCATTCACATGCAAGTTTCGTTGTACATAACAATGATACACAG AAAACATGGTGCATTGCGAAACCGTCGTCGGAAGAGAGTGTTCTTATAGCGAATATCAACTATGCTTGCTCTCAAGTAGACTGCAGAATTCTGCAGAAGGGCTGCCCTTGCTTCATACCTAATAATTTGATCAACCATGCCTCAATTGCCATGAATCTCTACTATCACTCTAAAGGCAGCAACCACTGGAATTGCTACTTTGGCAACTCTGGCCTTCTCGTCGTCACCAACCCGA GTTATGGAAGCTGCATTTATGAATAA